The proteins below come from a single Acidovorax sp. NCPPB 4044 genomic window:
- a CDS encoding superoxide dismutase encodes MPYTLPALPYAYDALEPHIDARTMEIHHTKHHQTYINNLNAALEGTPHADAPIDELVARLQSLPEALQTAVRNNGGGHANHSLFWTVMAPEGQGGGGQPTGALAEAIDRDLGGLDAFKEAFTKAALTRFGSGWAWLVVDAAGRLAVESSGNQDSPLMAGLLSGHTPILGLDVWEHAYYLQYQNRRPEYIAAFYRVIRWDEVARRYANARG; translated from the coding sequence ATGCCCTACACGCTGCCTGCCTTGCCCTACGCCTACGACGCCCTGGAGCCGCACATCGACGCGCGGACGATGGAAATCCACCACACCAAGCACCACCAGACGTACATCAACAACCTGAATGCCGCGCTGGAAGGCACGCCGCATGCCGACGCGCCCATCGACGAACTGGTCGCGCGCCTGCAGTCGCTGCCCGAAGCGCTGCAGACCGCCGTGCGCAACAACGGCGGCGGCCACGCCAACCACAGCCTGTTCTGGACCGTGATGGCCCCCGAGGGGCAGGGTGGAGGCGGGCAGCCCACGGGCGCGCTGGCCGAGGCGATCGATCGCGACCTGGGCGGCCTCGACGCCTTCAAGGAAGCCTTCACCAAGGCCGCGCTCACGCGCTTCGGCAGCGGCTGGGCCTGGCTGGTGGTGGATGCCGCAGGCCGCCTTGCGGTGGAGAGCAGCGGCAACCAGGACAGCCCGCTCATGGCCGGGCTGCTGTCGGGCCACACACCGATCCTCGGGCTGGACGTGTGGGAACACGCCTACTACCTGCAGTACCAGAACCGACGCCCCGAATACATCGCGGCGTTCTATCGTGTGATCCGTTGGGACGAAGTGGCCCGCCGGTACGCGAACGCCCGCGGTTGA
- a CDS encoding SDR family oxidoreductase has protein sequence MRVEGKSIIVTGAGGGIGEGIARRLAAEGGRVIVNDILPEAAERVAQAIRDAGGAAHAFAADMTRSHEVLALVAEAVVRHGALDVMVNNAGWTHRNRPMLEVPEDEFDRVYAVNVKSIYLSALHAVPAMRANPERRGGSFINIASTAGLRPRPGLTWYNGSKAAVIVTSKSMAAELGPDNIRVNCINPVFNPDTGLAAEFAGGPLDEARRARFLSTIPLGRFSTALDVANAALYLASDEAAFVSGTCIEVDGARCV, from the coding sequence ATGCGCGTCGAGGGCAAATCCATCATCGTCACCGGGGCCGGCGGCGGCATCGGCGAAGGCATTGCCCGGCGGCTGGCCGCCGAGGGCGGCCGCGTCATCGTGAACGACATCCTGCCGGAGGCCGCCGAACGCGTGGCCCAGGCCATCCGCGACGCCGGGGGCGCCGCCCATGCCTTTGCCGCCGACATGACGCGGTCGCACGAGGTGCTCGCCCTCGTGGCCGAGGCCGTGGTGCGCCACGGCGCACTCGACGTGATGGTCAACAACGCAGGCTGGACCCACCGCAACCGCCCCATGCTCGAAGTACCCGAGGACGAGTTCGACCGCGTCTACGCGGTCAACGTCAAGAGCATCTACCTGTCGGCCCTGCATGCGGTGCCCGCGATGCGTGCCAACCCGGAGCGGCGCGGGGGCAGCTTCATCAACATCGCCTCCACGGCCGGGCTGCGGCCCCGGCCGGGCCTCACCTGGTACAACGGCTCCAAGGCCGCGGTCATCGTCACCAGCAAATCCATGGCCGCCGAACTGGGGCCGGACAACATCCGCGTGAACTGCATCAATCCGGTGTTCAACCCCGACACCGGGCTCGCCGCCGAGTTCGCGGGCGGCCCGCTGGACGAGGCGCGGCGTGCCCGCTTCCTGTCCACCATCCCGCTGGGCCGTTTCTCCACGGCCCTCGACGTGGCGAACGCCGCCCTCTACCTCGCCAGCGACGAGGCTGCCTTCGTGAGCGGCACCTGCATCGAGGTGGATGGGGCCCGCTGCGTCTGA
- a CDS encoding ZIP family metal transporter, protein MPAQNTLSLRRPGWGFRRWFGLAIALAGLVVLGLQFAQFLQAHPRVALAWQGGLVAALATALGTLPVVFSQRLSERVQDTLFGFGAGVMLAASSFSLIIPGLEAAKANGAGAWGAGGIIGGSILLGGLALLVMERLLPHEHFIKGVEGGPSPRTLRRTWLFVFAIALHNLPEGLAIGVAYGGTDALQAGTLTAGIAIQDVPEGLVVAVALLAAGYRRWLAVALGMASGLVEPLGAVLGASIIGLSAGLLPWGLGFAAGAMLFVISHEIIPESHRKGHEAWATGGLMIGFVLMMLLDTALG, encoded by the coding sequence ATGCCCGCCCAGAACACGCTGTCGTTGCGCCGCCCCGGCTGGGGATTCCGCCGGTGGTTCGGCCTGGCCATCGCCCTGGCGGGGCTGGTGGTGCTGGGCCTGCAGTTCGCGCAGTTCCTGCAGGCCCATCCCCGCGTGGCACTCGCATGGCAGGGCGGTCTGGTCGCCGCGCTGGCGACGGCGCTCGGCACGCTGCCGGTGGTGTTCTCTCAGCGCCTCTCCGAGCGCGTGCAGGACACGCTCTTCGGCTTCGGGGCGGGCGTGATGCTGGCGGCGTCGTCCTTCTCGTTGATCATTCCCGGCCTGGAGGCGGCCAAGGCCAACGGCGCGGGCGCCTGGGGCGCGGGCGGCATCATCGGCGGCTCCATCCTGCTGGGCGGGCTCGCACTGCTGGTCATGGAGCGGCTGCTGCCACATGAGCATTTCATCAAGGGCGTGGAGGGCGGCCCCTCGCCGCGCACGCTGCGCCGCACCTGGCTCTTCGTGTTCGCCATCGCGCTGCACAACCTCCCCGAAGGACTGGCGATCGGCGTGGCCTACGGGGGCACCGATGCGCTGCAGGCAGGCACGCTCACGGCCGGCATCGCCATCCAGGACGTGCCCGAGGGCCTGGTGGTGGCCGTGGCGCTGCTGGCGGCCGGCTACCGGCGCTGGCTGGCGGTGGCGCTGGGCATGGCATCGGGGCTGGTGGAGCCGCTGGGCGCCGTGCTGGGCGCCTCGATCATCGGCCTGTCGGCCGGGCTGCTGCCCTGGGGCCTGGGGTTCGCGGCCGGCGCGATGCTGTTCGTCATCAGCCACGAAATCATTCCCGAATCGCACCGCAAGGGGCACGAGGCCTGGGCCACCGGCGGGCTCATGATCGGCTTCGTGCTCATGATGCTGCTCGATACCGCCCTGGGGTGA
- a CDS encoding M20/M25/M40 family metallo-hydrolase: MAFGALAAGTATAQTPPAPAATAATAAAQPTASPAVQRSLQAVRSAPAVQQVLDDLRTDHARAVEELRHLVQIPAPPFKEQRRAEYVVKRFKELGLADAAIDQEGNAVGIRKGTGNGPRLVVSAHLDTVFPEGTNLTVREEGGKLHAPGISDDTRGVTVLLSWLKALNERQLATVGDIVFVANVGEEELGNLRGMKALFRTHADIDGMVGLEPGEGDGILNQGTGSHRYEVAFKGPGGHSFAAFGQVPSAIHAMGRAIAHIGDVQVPAEPKTTFTVGKVGGGTSVNTIAGDATMAVDIRSNALPTLLQAEKDIMAAIQRGVQEENRRWNAAAKITAEPKMIGDRPAGATAADQPIVQAAVASVLASGGKPTLRAASTDANVPMGLGIPAIILGSGGKNGGFHALGEWFDPTDAWKGAQTGLVTVLALVGVQGTSEPVLARRPPRR, translated from the coding sequence TTGGCGTTCGGCGCGCTCGCCGCAGGCACCGCCACCGCGCAGACGCCGCCTGCGCCAGCCGCCACGGCCGCAACCGCAGCGGCGCAGCCCACCGCCAGCCCGGCCGTGCAGCGCAGCCTGCAGGCCGTGCGCTCGGCACCGGCCGTGCAGCAGGTGCTGGACGACCTGCGCACCGACCACGCGCGCGCCGTCGAAGAGTTGCGCCACCTCGTGCAGATCCCCGCACCGCCCTTCAAGGAGCAGCGCCGCGCCGAATACGTGGTGAAGCGCTTCAAGGAGCTGGGCCTGGCCGATGCCGCCATCGACCAGGAAGGCAATGCCGTCGGCATCCGCAAGGGCACGGGCAACGGTCCCCGGCTGGTGGTGTCGGCGCACCTGGACACGGTGTTCCCCGAAGGCACGAACCTCACGGTGCGCGAGGAAGGCGGCAAGCTCCATGCGCCGGGCATCTCGGACGACACGCGCGGCGTGACGGTGCTGCTCTCGTGGCTCAAGGCGCTCAACGAACGCCAGCTCGCCACCGTGGGCGACATCGTCTTCGTGGCGAACGTGGGCGAGGAAGAGCTGGGCAATCTGCGCGGCATGAAGGCCCTCTTCCGCACCCATGCCGACATCGACGGCATGGTCGGGCTGGAGCCCGGCGAGGGCGACGGCATCCTCAACCAGGGCACGGGCAGCCACCGCTACGAGGTGGCCTTCAAGGGGCCCGGCGGCCACAGCTTCGCGGCCTTCGGCCAGGTGCCCAGCGCTATCCACGCGATGGGCCGTGCCATCGCGCACATCGGCGACGTGCAGGTGCCGGCCGAGCCCAAGACCACCTTCACGGTGGGCAAGGTGGGCGGCGGCACCTCGGTGAACACCATCGCGGGCGATGCCACGATGGCGGTGGACATCCGCTCCAACGCCCTGCCCACGCTGCTGCAGGCCGAAAAGGACATCATGGCCGCCATCCAGCGCGGTGTTCAGGAAGAGAACCGCCGCTGGAACGCCGCGGCGAAGATCACGGCCGAACCGAAGATGATCGGCGACCGCCCCGCCGGCGCCACCGCCGCGGACCAGCCGATCGTGCAGGCGGCCGTCGCGTCGGTGCTGGCGTCGGGCGGCAAGCCCACGCTGCGCGCGGCAAGCACCGATGCCAACGTGCCCATGGGCCTGGGCATTCCGGCCATCATCCTGGGCAGCGGCGGCAAGAACGGCGGCTTCCACGCACTGGGCGAATGGTTCGACCCCACCGACGCCTGGAAAGGCGCGCAGACCGGCCTCGTGACGGTGCTGGCGCTGGTCGGCGTGCAGGGCACGAGCGAGCCGGTGCTGGCGCGCCGCCCGCCGCGCCGCTGA
- a CDS encoding aldehyde dehydrogenase family protein, giving the protein MQYHHIANAAVPSAGGRTLPVIDPSDGQPYDEIQRGTAGDIDEAVRAARQCHETVWRALAPAERGRLLMRLSQSVTAHADELAAIEQRDCGKPTRQARADALALARYFEFYAGACDKLHGDTIPYADGYSVLTWREPHGVTGHIVPWNYPMQIFGRCVGGALAAGNVCVVKPSEDACLSLLRVAQLAAEAGFPAGAINIVTGYGHEVGEALARHPGIDHISFTGSPRIGTLIQQAAAERHCPVTLELGGKSPQILFADADLDAALPAVVNAIVQNAGQTCSAGSRVLIDSLIYENVLERLAAMFQALRVGPAAMDLDLGPLIRQSQQQRVWDFLSDAQIAGIPLMAQGTVVEGAPQSGFYQAPALLRDVPFDHPLAQEEIFGPVLSAMPFESEEQAVQLANATRFGLVAGVWTRDGARQFRMARGIASGQVFINNYGAAGGVELPFGGVKSSGHGREKGLEALLGFTTLKTVAIRHG; this is encoded by the coding sequence ATGCAGTACCACCACATCGCCAACGCCGCCGTGCCTTCTGCCGGCGGCCGCACCCTGCCGGTGATCGACCCCTCCGACGGCCAGCCCTACGACGAGATCCAGCGCGGCACGGCCGGCGACATCGACGAGGCCGTGCGCGCGGCCCGGCAGTGCCACGAGACCGTGTGGCGCGCGCTGGCCCCGGCCGAACGCGGCCGGCTGCTGATGCGGCTCTCGCAGTCCGTCACGGCCCATGCGGATGAGCTGGCCGCCATCGAACAGCGCGACTGCGGCAAGCCCACGCGGCAGGCGCGCGCCGATGCGCTGGCGCTGGCGCGGTACTTCGAGTTCTATGCCGGCGCCTGCGACAAGCTGCACGGCGACACGATCCCCTACGCCGACGGCTACAGCGTGCTCACCTGGCGCGAGCCGCACGGCGTGACGGGCCACATCGTGCCCTGGAACTACCCGATGCAGATCTTCGGCCGCTGCGTGGGCGGGGCGCTGGCGGCGGGCAACGTCTGCGTGGTCAAGCCGTCCGAGGACGCCTGCCTGTCGCTGCTGCGCGTGGCCCAGCTCGCCGCCGAGGCGGGCTTTCCGGCCGGCGCCATCAACATCGTGACGGGCTACGGCCACGAGGTGGGCGAGGCGCTCGCGCGGCACCCGGGCATCGACCACATCAGCTTCACGGGCAGCCCGCGCATCGGCACGCTGATCCAGCAGGCGGCCGCCGAGCGCCACTGCCCCGTCACGCTGGAGCTGGGCGGCAAGAGCCCGCAGATCCTGTTCGCCGACGCCGACCTGGACGCCGCCCTGCCCGCGGTGGTCAACGCCATCGTGCAGAACGCCGGGCAGACCTGCTCGGCGGGCTCGCGCGTGCTCATCGATTCGCTCATCTACGAGAACGTGCTGGAGCGGCTGGCGGCGATGTTCCAGGCGCTGCGCGTGGGCCCCGCCGCGATGGACCTGGACCTGGGCCCGCTGATCCGCCAGAGCCAGCAGCAGCGCGTGTGGGACTTCCTCTCCGACGCGCAGATCGCCGGCATCCCGCTCATGGCGCAGGGCACCGTCGTGGAGGGCGCGCCGCAGTCGGGCTTCTACCAGGCGCCCGCGCTGCTGCGCGACGTGCCGTTCGATCATCCGCTGGCGCAGGAGGAGATCTTCGGCCCCGTGCTCTCGGCGATGCCCTTCGAGAGCGAGGAACAGGCCGTGCAACTGGCCAACGCCACGCGCTTCGGCCTGGTGGCGGGCGTCTGGACGCGCGACGGCGCACGCCAGTTCCGCATGGCCCGGGGCATCGCGAGCGGCCAGGTGTTCATCAACAACTATGGCGCGGCGGGCGGCGTGGAGCTGCCCTTCGGCGGCGTGAAATCCAGCGGCCACGGGCGCGAGAAGGGCCTGGAGGCGCTGCTCGGGTTCACCACGCTCAAGACCGTGGCGATCCGGCACGGCTGA
- a CDS encoding Crp/Fnr family transcriptional regulator yields the protein MPIPPTTVAADHLATLASGRWFATLPADLAGALAAMAHLRALQAGEALFLRGDSPCGLYAVVRGAIDISGVGGRQPEARAALLTRLEPPAWFGEIAVFDRAPRTHDAHAAEPGTLLLQVPQAPLLAWLDAHPGHWHALALLLTDKLRTAFVALEELALLPAPERLARRLVLMAEGYGQWAGEGRSRRSIALSQEQLALMLALSRQTTNQILRDLQARGLLRMHRGGIEILDLAGLRAACS from the coding sequence ATGCCCATCCCGCCCACCACCGTCGCCGCGGACCACCTCGCCACGCTCGCCTCGGGCCGCTGGTTCGCCACGCTGCCCGCCGACCTGGCCGGCGCGCTGGCGGCCATGGCCCACCTGCGCGCCCTGCAGGCCGGCGAAGCGCTCTTCCTGCGCGGCGATTCCCCCTGCGGCCTCTATGCCGTGGTGCGCGGGGCCATCGACATCTCGGGCGTGGGCGGGCGGCAGCCCGAGGCGCGCGCGGCACTGCTCACGCGGCTGGAGCCGCCGGCCTGGTTCGGCGAGATCGCCGTGTTCGACCGGGCGCCGCGCACGCACGACGCCCATGCGGCCGAGCCCGGCACGCTGCTGCTGCAGGTGCCCCAGGCGCCGCTGCTGGCCTGGCTGGACGCGCACCCCGGGCACTGGCACGCGCTCGCGCTACTGCTCACCGACAAGCTGCGCACCGCCTTCGTGGCGCTGGAAGAGCTGGCGCTGCTGCCCGCGCCCGAGCGCCTGGCGCGGCGGCTCGTGCTCATGGCCGAGGGCTATGGGCAATGGGCCGGCGAAGGGCGGTCGCGCCGCAGCATCGCGCTGTCGCAGGAGCAGCTCGCGCTGATGCTCGCGCTCTCGCGCCAGACGACCAACCAGATCCTGCGCGACCTGCAGGCGCGCGGCCTGCTGCGCATGCACCGCGGCGGCATCGAGATCCTGGACCTGGCCGGCCTGCGCGCGGCCTGCAGTTGA
- the moaA gene encoding GTP 3',8-cyclase MoaA — protein sequence MAERVIPLVDQRIAALRPRVPEGPLAGPAGWLTDALGRPLRDLRISVTDRCNFRCSYCMPKEVFGKDYPYLAHGDLLSFEEITRLARVFLAHGVRKIRLTGGEPLLRRHLENLVEQLARLRTAEGRVPDLTLTTNGSLLARKAQALKGAGLARLTVSLDSLQDPVFRRMNDVDFPVAEVLAGIEAAQRAGFERIKVNMVVKRGTNDHEIVPMARHFRGSGITLRFIEYMDVGATNGWRMGEVLPSADVIARLREHLPLLPLAPAAPGETAERWGYADAQGRHDPALGEVGTISSVTRAFCGDCNRARLSMEGKLYLCLFATQGWDLRTLLRGGVDDTGMAAAIADIWQGRTDRYSELRGQLPTDAGASAARRVEMSYIGG from the coding sequence ATGGCCGAACGTGTGATTCCCCTGGTGGACCAGCGCATTGCCGCGCTGAGGCCCCGCGTTCCCGAAGGCCCGCTCGCCGGGCCTGCCGGCTGGCTCACCGATGCCCTCGGCCGCCCGCTGCGCGACCTGCGCATCAGCGTCACCGACCGCTGCAATTTCCGCTGCAGCTACTGCATGCCGAAGGAAGTGTTCGGCAAGGACTATCCCTATCTGGCGCATGGCGACCTGCTGAGCTTCGAGGAAATCACGCGCCTGGCCCGGGTTTTCCTGGCGCATGGGGTGCGCAAGATCCGCCTCACCGGCGGCGAGCCCCTGCTGCGCCGGCACCTCGAAAACCTGGTGGAGCAGCTGGCCCGGCTGCGCACGGCCGAAGGCCGGGTGCCCGACCTGACCCTGACCACCAACGGATCGCTGCTCGCGCGCAAGGCGCAGGCGCTGAAGGGCGCCGGGCTCGCACGGCTCACCGTCAGCCTCGACAGCCTGCAGGATCCGGTCTTCCGCCGCATGAACGATGTGGACTTTCCCGTGGCCGAGGTGCTTGCCGGCATCGAGGCCGCGCAGCGCGCGGGCTTCGAGCGCATCAAGGTCAACATGGTGGTCAAGCGCGGCACGAACGACCATGAGATCGTGCCCATGGCGCGCCATTTCCGAGGCTCCGGCATCACGCTGCGCTTCATCGAATACATGGACGTGGGTGCCACCAATGGGTGGCGCATGGGCGAGGTGCTGCCCTCCGCCGATGTGATCGCGCGGCTGCGCGAACACCTTCCCCTCCTGCCCCTGGCACCCGCCGCTCCGGGCGAAACCGCGGAGCGCTGGGGCTATGCCGACGCCCAGGGCCGGCACGACCCGGCGCTCGGCGAGGTAGGCACCATCAGCAGCGTGACCCGTGCCTTTTGCGGTGACTGCAACCGCGCCAGGCTGTCGATGGAGGGCAAGCTGTACCTGTGCCTGTTCGCCACCCAGGGCTGGGACCTGCGCACCCTGCTGCGTGGCGGCGTGGACGATACCGGCATGGCGGCGGCCATCGCGGACATCTGGCAGGGGCGCACGGACCGCTACTCCGAGCTGCGCGGCCAGTTGCCCACCGATGCAGGGGCATCCGCCGCCCGCCGTGTCGAGATGAGCTACATCGGCGGATGA
- a CDS encoding LodA/GoxA family CTQ-dependent oxidase has protein sequence MTDSTSTATGAAADTRIVRAAIHPAIGISRVGNSREAFYIGPQVVHPAAQEPGFYRDAAGALKREAAEFRVYGYNAAGAVVRELTAGSDEIAWEVHVANRKADWYQWQIAMDIPEAATTVLPRRNPKNTTERDTLAIDAGAQRIAGRNAPPVACTGRFTGVPVQLGELRTDAQGRLLFLPGYGISASPTDSPIYIDGDDNSFINADGWYDDTCDGPVSATVRVDGQAVPVEPAWVVSAPPNYAPQVKAERTLYDLLQDLYVQAGWVAAPAEASFTNDVYPILQRLSGLQWVNQGFATQFGHNGAFDFENAAFVERLSALPAPGAYDPNKELRRQVFNSFRPPQPQDGNQLPWPWLYGDAMTLPAGQSPRQNASISQTQSDILARWAAGLFTADWGRTPAPPDCIDAVPLQDQPATLDRAALEFCLADAFHPGCELTWPMRHLSLYSAPFRIRRRPAGVAEPDYGPTLDQATALSGHGPLNAQGPGDLNRWMGLPWQADTAWCRAGYDTHYDPFAPAFWPARVPNQVLTEQDYAIVVDPHQPIERRIAAFTNRTDWNKPLRGSTAEVMTTMVRIFGSMGLLEVRPGVQGDARFPERMMVAAYGPDVPPVDARSAVDGTSPMLQGKAQLLGQEAAAPGQDTAPALPPGANFRSHEEARRAPLPVRKGPPRT, from the coding sequence ATGACAGACAGCACGTCGACCGCCACCGGTGCGGCCGCGGATACGCGCATCGTGCGCGCCGCCATCCACCCCGCCATCGGCATCTCCCGCGTCGGCAACAGCCGCGAAGCCTTCTACATCGGGCCCCAGGTGGTCCACCCGGCCGCCCAGGAGCCGGGCTTCTACCGCGACGCGGCCGGCGCGCTCAAGCGCGAGGCGGCCGAGTTCCGGGTGTATGGCTACAACGCCGCCGGTGCGGTGGTCCGCGAACTGACCGCCGGTTCGGACGAGATCGCCTGGGAAGTGCACGTGGCCAACCGCAAGGCCGACTGGTACCAGTGGCAGATCGCCATGGACATCCCCGAGGCAGCCACTACGGTGCTGCCGCGCCGCAATCCCAAGAACACCACCGAGCGCGACACCCTGGCCATCGATGCCGGCGCGCAGCGCATCGCCGGCCGGAACGCGCCGCCCGTGGCCTGCACGGGCCGCTTCACGGGCGTGCCGGTGCAGCTCGGCGAACTGCGCACCGACGCACAGGGCCGCCTGCTCTTCCTGCCCGGCTACGGCATCTCCGCATCGCCCACCGACAGCCCGATCTACATCGACGGAGACGACAACTCCTTCATCAATGCCGACGGCTGGTACGACGACACCTGCGACGGGCCCGTCTCGGCCACCGTGCGCGTGGACGGGCAGGCGGTTCCGGTGGAGCCGGCCTGGGTGGTCAGCGCACCGCCCAACTACGCGCCGCAGGTCAAGGCCGAGCGCACGCTCTACGACCTGCTGCAGGATCTGTACGTTCAGGCCGGCTGGGTGGCGGCGCCGGCCGAGGCGTCGTTCACCAACGACGTGTATCCGATCCTGCAGCGGCTCTCGGGCCTGCAATGGGTGAACCAGGGCTTCGCAACGCAGTTCGGGCACAACGGCGCCTTCGACTTCGAGAACGCCGCGTTCGTCGAGCGGCTCTCCGCACTGCCTGCGCCCGGGGCCTACGACCCGAACAAGGAACTGCGCCGGCAGGTGTTCAACAGCTTCCGCCCGCCACAGCCGCAGGACGGCAACCAACTGCCCTGGCCCTGGCTGTACGGCGACGCGATGACGCTGCCGGCCGGGCAGAGCCCGCGCCAGAACGCCAGCATCAGCCAGACCCAGAGCGACATCCTGGCGCGCTGGGCCGCGGGCCTGTTCACGGCGGACTGGGGCCGCACCCCGGCCCCGCCGGATTGCATCGACGCCGTGCCGCTGCAGGACCAACCCGCCACGCTGGACCGCGCGGCGCTGGAGTTCTGCCTGGCCGATGCCTTCCACCCTGGCTGCGAGCTGACCTGGCCCATGCGCCACCTGAGCCTCTACAGCGCCCCCTTCCGTATCCGCCGCCGCCCTGCAGGCGTGGCCGAGCCGGACTACGGCCCCACGCTCGACCAGGCCACTGCGCTCTCGGGCCACGGCCCGCTGAACGCCCAGGGGCCGGGCGACCTCAACCGCTGGATGGGCCTGCCCTGGCAGGCCGACACCGCCTGGTGCCGCGCCGGCTACGACACGCACTACGACCCGTTCGCACCGGCGTTCTGGCCGGCCCGCGTGCCCAACCAGGTGCTCACCGAGCAGGATTACGCCATCGTCGTCGATCCGCACCAGCCCATCGAGCGCCGCATCGCGGCCTTCACCAACCGCACCGACTGGAACAAGCCCCTGCGCGGCTCCACCGCCGAAGTGATGACCACGATGGTCCGCATCTTCGGATCGATGGGCCTGCTCGAAGTGCGCCCGGGCGTCCAGGGCGATGCGCGCTTTCCCGAGCGGATGATGGTCGCGGCCTACGGCCCCGACGTGCCGCCCGTGGATGCACGCAGCGCCGTGGACGGCACCTCGCCGATGCTGCAGGGCAAGGCGCAGCTGCTGGGCCAGGAGGCCGCGGCCCCCGGGCAGGATACGGCTCCCGCGCTCCCGCCGGGCGCCAACTTCCGCTCGCACGAAGAGGCCCGCCGGGCCCCCTTGCCGGTGCGCAAGGGCCCGCCACGGACGTGA
- a CDS encoding NAD(P)/FAD-dependent oxidoreductase, which produces MPPALPGAGGGRNVAGAPFDAAIAGGGPAGAACANVLARAGWRVLLADAGEGNVARVGENLPPAVFSLLAELGLREQVLADGHRPSHGSWSFWGDSAGQASDTLRHLQGDGLQLDRACFDARLRSAASLAGAHVCQATHLQIEPPAQGVPMHRIRARQAGGATDAVEARWFVDATGRASAPSIRLGAQRIGHDALIAFYQRLQSPGHGDRDGRTWVEAVEDGWWYSALLPGGDRLVALLGDADLLDRRELLADGGLWRRLQSTGHLSALCTAHGYQPCTAAQGADASSSELDHAAGKRWLAVGDAALAFDPLSSKGIGNALYTGLRAAQAMLAEDGGDALATARYAAHLRSIHHVYRAQLAQVYAAERRWAAAPFWARRHARGSAGLPPPAAATLAPAGAAADRAGPRH; this is translated from the coding sequence ATGCCGCCCGCGCTCCCCGGGGCCGGGGGTGGCCGGAACGTGGCCGGCGCACCGTTCGATGCCGCCATCGCCGGGGGCGGGCCGGCAGGCGCGGCCTGCGCCAACGTGCTGGCCCGCGCGGGCTGGCGCGTGCTGCTGGCCGACGCTGGCGAAGGCAACGTGGCGCGTGTCGGCGAGAACCTGCCGCCCGCCGTGTTCAGCCTGCTGGCCGAACTCGGCCTGCGCGAGCAGGTGCTCGCGGATGGGCACCGGCCCAGCCATGGGAGCTGGTCCTTCTGGGGCGACAGCGCCGGCCAGGCCAGCGACACCCTGCGGCACCTCCAGGGCGATGGGCTCCAGCTCGACCGCGCATGCTTCGACGCGCGCCTGCGCAGCGCGGCGTCCCTGGCCGGTGCCCACGTCTGCCAGGCCACGCACCTGCAGATCGAGCCACCGGCGCAAGGCGTACCGATGCACCGCATCCGGGCACGCCAAGCCGGCGGCGCCACCGACGCCGTCGAGGCGCGCTGGTTCGTCGATGCAACGGGCCGGGCCTCGGCCCCCTCCATCCGGCTGGGCGCGCAGCGGATCGGCCATGACGCGCTGATCGCCTTTTATCAGCGGCTGCAAAGTCCCGGGCACGGCGACCGCGACGGCCGCACCTGGGTCGAGGCAGTCGAGGATGGCTGGTGGTACAGCGCCCTGCTGCCCGGTGGAGACCGGCTGGTGGCGCTGCTCGGCGATGCCGACCTGCTCGACCGGCGCGAACTGCTGGCCGACGGCGGCCTCTGGCGCAGGCTCCAGTCCACCGGCCATCTGAGCGCGCTGTGCACGGCCCACGGCTACCAGCCGTGTACGGCCGCGCAGGGGGCCGATGCCAGCAGCTCCGAGCTGGACCATGCCGCAGGAAAGCGCTGGCTGGCCGTGGGCGACGCCGCGCTGGCCTTCGATCCGCTGTCCTCCAAGGGCATCGGCAATGCGCTCTATACCGGCCTGCGCGCCGCGCAGGCGATGCTGGCCGAAGACGGCGGCGATGCCCTGGCCACGGCCCGGTATGCCGCCCACCTGCGTTCCATACACCACGTCTACCGCGCCCAGTTGGCCCAGGTCTATGCCGCGGAGCGGCGCTGGGCCGCAGCGCCCTTCTGGGCCCGCCGGCATGCGCGCGGCAGCGCGGGGCTGCCACCCCCGGCGGCCGCTACACTGGCCCCGGCGGGCGCTGCAGCCGATCGGGCCGGCCCTCGGCATTGA
- a CDS encoding Mpo1 family 2-hydroxy fatty acid dioxygenase produces the protein MKTLIDHLSQYADYHRDPRNIQTHFVGVPMIMLAVTVLLSRPAWMAGGLLPLSPALVAALAASLFYFRLDARYGLAMAAVLAAMLAVGQWLAAQSTLLWLGAGVGLFVVGWVIQFVGHYYEGRKPAFVDDLVGLIVGPLFVAAEIGFALGLRREVQAAVDARSGPVRLNAQRPGRPARA, from the coding sequence ATGAAAACCCTGATCGACCACCTCTCCCAATACGCCGACTACCACCGCGACCCGCGCAACATCCAGACCCATTTCGTCGGCGTGCCGATGATCATGCTGGCCGTCACGGTGCTGCTGTCGCGCCCCGCGTGGATGGCCGGCGGCCTGCTTCCCCTGTCGCCAGCGCTCGTGGCCGCGCTGGCGGCCAGCCTGTTCTATTTCCGGCTCGACGCGCGCTACGGCCTCGCGATGGCGGCGGTGCTGGCCGCCATGCTGGCCGTGGGCCAGTGGCTCGCCGCGCAGTCCACCCTGCTGTGGCTGGGCGCGGGCGTGGGGCTCTTCGTGGTGGGCTGGGTGATCCAGTTCGTGGGCCATTACTACGAGGGCCGCAAGCCCGCGTTCGTGGACGACCTCGTGGGCCTGATCGTCGGGCCGCTCTTCGTGGCGGCCGAGATCGGCTTCGCGCTCGGCCTGCGGCGCGAGGTGCAGGCCGCGGTGGATGCCCGATCGGGGCCCGTGCGCCTCAACGCGCAGCGCCCCGGCCGCCCCGCCCGGGCCTGA